Proteins from a single region of Mucilaginibacter daejeonensis:
- a CDS encoding SusC/RagA family TonB-linked outer membrane protein: MQKTMLLESKPRAYRSSPAMGRVMKLIIALISIYALQTGAAQAQVVTLSKTNAKLVDIFKEIRKQTGYDFVYTSSQISEARPVTINLRSATLEAALAACFRDQPLAYSIKNKVIIVKTKVNTESRSTAFSAPPKYRMVTGRVTGTDNKPLAGVTVASKELNVRTFTDQNGTYRIDVVDQGTATLVFTHIGFETREAAVAGMSVMDVTMTRAVKEMNEIVVTGYQVLKKSDVVGSVASVQAKDLNLNGINTLEQALQGKLAGVVVTNSSGMVGTRQNVRVRGTSTLVGTQEPIWVVDGIIQEDPLPFRAQELNNAGGINADNFDYLRNFVGNSIRWLNPNDIQDITVLKDASATAIYGVRAANGVIVITTKKGQVGPPSINYSTNLSVTDRVNYDRLNLMNSKERVAISREIYDRGLTSPTVSNNIGYAGALNDYLYLKTISESEFKARVAAMETVNTDWFDLLFRTPFSMSHNLGISGGNANTRYYSSFGYNTTAGTAIGNDIRNITGNLSMNSQLSKNLSLGLRLSASKNTTDGFYQISPYDYATKANRAIAAYDANGQLSYYRNASGYLFNILNERNETGNTNNVLTTNAVMDVNYQISKNFRFQTLFSYNASATNGATYATDKTEYVARALRFSDFPLKPNDPNYILSKLPQGGEYNQLNSTNRTWGWRNNLSYSETFAKKHNVAVMVGVETNSTQYDGFQSTSYGYLRDRGKSFATLPLTYTTAKTVNPLLVSIPTITDRRVNTMGVYLTSSYTFDSRYVLNFSVRNDRSNRFGQFTNEKFNPVWAGGLRWNIANEKWFVTNDWLSGLSLRSSIGYQRNIASNVSPDLIIKIPTGVTSNSTESFTGEQLLTVASLPYGDLRWEQNLTLNLGLDWSLFQNRISGTLEYYNKRGRELITSLSVPLEYGTSSMLVNGGSMSNSGYELTVNFVPVRTRNFTWSVNFNTSKNNNRITKTGAQVVSWQTAASGQLNVLGRPVSGFYAFRSKGIDPKTGEPIIDLSTTPGSDPKDPTSFMQYVGKLDPDLVSGLGMNFRYKMLTLSSSFYLQLGGKRFLAPLYNYAGTSSGLPTEYENLSRLILDRWSPSNPNATVPALPNGTLANVDLPNGDQRANRNVYNFYNYSTDRVVSASSLRCNNLNLSYSLPANVVSKLKCKNIALGGGVSNVFSINSSDFKGIDPEVATGGQPRTRTYTFSMNLSF; the protein is encoded by the coding sequence ATGCAAAAAACCATGTTATTGGAAAGTAAGCCACGGGCCTATCGTTCCAGTCCGGCCATGGGGCGTGTAATGAAGTTGATCATCGCACTCATTAGTATTTACGCCCTTCAAACAGGAGCCGCCCAGGCCCAGGTCGTTACCCTTTCAAAGACCAATGCCAAATTGGTAGATATATTTAAAGAGATCAGGAAGCAAACAGGATACGATTTCGTTTACACGTCCTCACAGATCAGCGAGGCCAGGCCAGTGACCATCAACTTACGGTCGGCCACATTAGAGGCAGCTTTAGCCGCCTGCTTCCGCGATCAGCCACTTGCTTATTCTATTAAGAACAAGGTGATCATCGTTAAAACGAAGGTCAATACCGAGTCACGCTCAACCGCTTTTAGTGCGCCTCCTAAATACCGTATGGTGACCGGGCGAGTTACCGGTACTGATAATAAGCCGTTAGCTGGCGTCACGGTAGCCTCAAAAGAACTGAACGTTAGGACCTTTACCGATCAGAACGGCACTTATCGGATAGATGTGGTAGATCAGGGTACTGCTACACTGGTGTTCACGCACATAGGCTTCGAGACCAGGGAAGCCGCGGTGGCCGGAATGTCGGTAATGGATGTGACCATGACAAGAGCCGTTAAAGAAATGAACGAGATCGTCGTGACCGGTTATCAGGTGCTCAAAAAAAGTGATGTGGTAGGATCCGTAGCCAGTGTTCAGGCCAAAGACCTTAACCTGAACGGTATCAATACGCTCGAGCAGGCTCTGCAAGGTAAGCTGGCCGGCGTAGTGGTCACCAATAGTAGCGGCATGGTGGGTACCCGTCAAAACGTAAGAGTACGTGGTACTTCCACGCTGGTAGGTACTCAAGAGCCCATCTGGGTGGTTGACGGCATCATTCAGGAAGACCCCCTTCCATTCAGAGCCCAGGAATTGAACAACGCGGGCGGTATCAACGCTGATAACTTTGACTATCTCCGCAACTTTGTGGGTAACTCCATCCGTTGGTTGAACCCTAATGATATTCAGGACATCACCGTACTAAAAGATGCTTCGGCCACTGCTATATATGGTGTAAGGGCGGCCAATGGTGTGATCGTGATCACTACCAAAAAAGGTCAGGTAGGTCCACCATCGATCAATTACTCTACCAATTTGAGCGTGACCGACCGGGTGAACTATGACAGGCTGAACCTGATGAACTCGAAAGAACGCGTGGCCATATCCAGAGAGATATACGATCGTGGACTGACCTCGCCAACGGTGAGCAACAACATCGGTTATGCCGGGGCGCTGAACGATTATCTGTATTTGAAGACCATATCTGAGTCAGAGTTCAAGGCAAGGGTAGCCGCCATGGAGACCGTCAATACCGATTGGTTCGATTTGTTGTTCCGTACGCCTTTCAGCATGTCGCATAACCTGGGTATATCTGGCGGTAATGCCAACACGCGCTACTATTCATCGTTCGGTTATAATACCACGGCTGGTACGGCGATCGGTAATGATATACGTAACATCACCGGCAACCTGTCCATGAACTCACAGCTGTCAAAAAATTTGAGCCTTGGTCTACGTTTATCAGCATCTAAAAATACGACGGACGGATTTTACCAGATCAGCCCATATGATTACGCTACCAAAGCTAACCGCGCCATAGCTGCGTACGATGCTAATGGTCAGCTGAGTTATTATCGTAATGCTTCCGGCTACCTCTTTAACATCCTGAACGAACGCAACGAGACCGGCAACACCAATAACGTATTGACCACTAACGCGGTAATGGACGTTAATTACCAGATTTCAAAAAATTTCCGCTTTCAAACGTTATTTAGTTACAACGCCTCGGCCACCAATGGGGCTACCTATGCTACTGATAAAACAGAGTACGTGGCGCGCGCCTTGCGCTTCTCTGACTTTCCGCTTAAGCCTAACGATCCCAACTACATCCTTTCCAAGCTGCCGCAAGGAGGCGAGTATAACCAACTCAATAGCACTAACCGCACCTGGGGATGGCGCAACAACCTTTCATACAGCGAGACCTTTGCTAAAAAGCATAACGTAGCGGTAATGGTGGGTGTGGAGACCAATAGTACGCAATACGATGGTTTCCAGTCCACATCATACGGTTATTTGAGAGATAGAGGCAAGTCGTTCGCTACGTTGCCGCTTACGTATACCACGGCAAAAACGGTCAATCCCCTATTGGTATCTATACCTACCATAACCGATCGCCGGGTGAATACCATGGGCGTTTATCTGACCTCAAGCTACACCTTTGACAGCCGCTATGTGCTTAACTTCAGTGTCAGGAACGATCGGTCCAACAGGTTCGGGCAATTCACCAATGAGAAGTTCAATCCGGTTTGGGCAGGTGGTTTGCGTTGGAATATCGCCAACGAGAAATGGTTCGTGACCAATGATTGGCTGAGCGGCCTTAGCCTGCGCAGCTCCATCGGTTATCAGCGTAACATCGCCTCCAACGTTAGCCCAGATCTGATCATCAAGATACCTACTGGAGTGACCTCTAACTCAACAGAGTCTTTCACCGGCGAACAACTTTTGACCGTAGCGAGCCTGCCTTATGGCGATCTGCGGTGGGAGCAGAACCTGACCCTGAACCTGGGTTTAGACTGGAGCCTTTTCCAGAACAGGATAAGTGGTACACTGGAATATTACAATAAACGCGGACGCGAGCTCATCACCAGTCTTTCAGTTCCGTTGGAGTACGGTACTTCGTCGATGCTGGTGAATGGTGGTTCGATGAGCAATTCAGGCTATGAATTGACCGTGAACTTTGTGCCGGTACGCACCAGGAACTTTACCTGGTCGGTCAACTTTAACACCTCAAAAAATAACAACCGCATCACCAAGACGGGTGCACAAGTGGTTAGCTGGCAAACAGCAGCATCAGGTCAGCTGAACGTGTTGGGTAGGCCGGTGTCGGGCTTCTACGCATTCAGGTCCAAAGGCATTGATCCTAAAACCGGAGAACCCATAATAGATCTGAGCACTACTCCGGGCAGTGACCCTAAAGATCCCACTTCCTTTATGCAATATGTAGGCAAACTGGACCCTGATCTGGTTTCGGGCCTGGGCATGAACTTCAGGTACAAAATGCTCACGCTAAGCAGTTCCTTCTACCTGCAATTAGGCGGTAAACGTTTCCTGGCGCCGTTATATAACTATGCAGGCACCAGCAGTGGTTTACCTACCGAGTATGAGAACCTATCGCGTCTTATCCTTGATCGTTGGTCACCATCTAACCCGAACGCTACCGTTCCGGCATTACCTAATGGAACATTGGCCAACGTGGATCTTCCTAACGGAGATCAAAGGGCCAACAGGAACGTGTATAACTTTTACAACTATAGCACCGATAGGGTAGTGAGTGCATCAAGTTTGCGTTGTAATAACCTCAACTTGAGCTACAGCTTGCCAGCAAACGTGGTATCAAAGCTTAAATGCAAGAACATAGCATTAGGTGGTGGGGTGTCCAACGTGTTCTCGATCAACAGCAGCGACTTCAAGGGTATAGACCCGGAGGTGGCCACCGGCGGACAGCCGCGCACCAGAACCTACACGTTTAGTATGAACCTAAGTTTTTAA
- a CDS encoding FecR family protein produces the protein MNTSNTPERLNEIANKWRNGTATPQEKEIYEKWYTSFDDTEVEVTESEHQDAHRMGAKIFARLMIRVDHDRQVPSIFKRYQRWFSAAAAILLFAVGYWIFKEQGQTSQYAAQTSPILPGKRVATLRLPNGQIVQLKEHKDGLVINASDLRYKGGATIAHEGPATNTQQIVLSTPKGGTYQVTLPDGSKVWLNALSSISIPADLATRFDRRLELKGEAYFEIARSHMQVNGADRRRPFIVTANNTTVQVLGTRFDVKSYAEEPGVRTTLLEGSVNFTSGKKHQLMLPGQRSVSNGQGITTTYVDVDEVIAWKNGNFQFADQKIQTIMHEIGRWYNVEVVYQGTPTRESFGGTISRNKPITEVLASLEETGAVHFKIEGRRVVVMP, from the coding sequence TTGAATACTTCAAATACTCCTGAACGCTTGAACGAGATCGCCAATAAATGGCGAAATGGTACGGCTACGCCCCAGGAAAAAGAGATCTACGAAAAATGGTATACTTCTTTTGACGATACAGAGGTAGAGGTCACAGAAAGTGAACACCAGGATGCCCACCGTATGGGCGCCAAGATATTTGCCCGCCTCATGATCCGCGTGGATCATGACAGGCAGGTCCCATCCATTTTCAAAAGGTATCAGCGATGGTTCAGTGCAGCAGCAGCCATACTGCTGTTCGCCGTTGGCTACTGGATATTCAAGGAGCAAGGTCAAACTTCCCAGTATGCGGCTCAAACTAGCCCTATACTTCCCGGCAAACGTGTGGCTACTTTACGCTTGCCTAATGGGCAGATCGTGCAATTAAAGGAGCATAAGGACGGGCTGGTGATCAATGCCAGCGATCTGCGCTATAAAGGCGGTGCAACCATAGCTCATGAAGGCCCGGCGACCAACACCCAGCAGATCGTTTTAAGCACACCTAAAGGCGGTACCTACCAGGTAACTCTGCCCGATGGGTCAAAGGTTTGGTTGAACGCGCTCAGTAGTATTTCCATCCCGGCCGATCTTGCTACCCGTTTCGACAGACGGTTAGAGTTGAAGGGCGAGGCCTACTTTGAGATAGCCAGGTCGCACATGCAGGTGAATGGAGCAGATCGCCGTCGGCCCTTCATCGTAACAGCAAATAATACAACGGTACAAGTATTAGGTACCCGGTTCGATGTGAAAAGCTATGCCGAGGAGCCAGGTGTAAGAACCACCTTGTTAGAGGGTAGCGTCAATTTCACTTCAGGCAAAAAGCATCAGCTCATGTTGCCGGGCCAGCGTTCGGTAAGTAATGGACAGGGCATCACCACCACCTATGTAGATGTAGATGAAGTGATCGCCTGGAAAAATGGCAATTTCCAGTTCGCCGACCAAAAGATCCAAACCATTATGCACGAGATAGGCCGCTGGTACAATGTGGAAGTGGTGTATCAAGGTACGCCTACCCGCGAAAGTTTCGGGGGCACCATATCCCGCAATAAACCTATCACCGAAGTATTGGCCTCGTTAGAAGAGACCGGAGCTGTACACTTTAAGATCGAAGGAAGGAGGGTGGTGGTTATGCCATAA
- a CDS encoding RNA polymerase sigma-70 factor, with translation MSGYDLCTEAELIVMLCGDDDAAFTEIYRRFWDKVFAVAYHRLNDEAEAEEVVQDVFFSLWKRRHELEIQFSLNTYLSTAVKYQIINRQSRRYLKGKVVDLEEAINEVEGVNSTQLWFSERELKQQLQLHIENLPEKCRLVFKMSREEGRSHADIAKELGISEKTVEAHITRALKLLKSNLKMEIPLILYFLLK, from the coding sequence ATGTCCGGCTATGATCTTTGTACCGAAGCAGAGTTGATCGTCATGCTATGTGGCGATGACGACGCTGCTTTTACCGAGATATACCGCCGCTTTTGGGACAAAGTATTTGCCGTGGCCTATCACCGCCTGAATGATGAGGCCGAGGCAGAGGAAGTGGTTCAGGATGTTTTTTTTAGCCTTTGGAAACGACGTCATGAACTCGAGATACAATTTAGTCTTAATACCTATCTAAGTACCGCTGTAAAATACCAGATCATTAACCGGCAAAGTCGCCGCTATCTGAAAGGTAAAGTGGTAGACCTGGAAGAGGCTATTAACGAAGTTGAAGGTGTTAACAGCACCCAACTTTGGTTCTCTGAAAGGGAGTTAAAGCAACAATTGCAACTTCATATCGAAAATTTGCCTGAAAAGTGTCGATTGGTATTCAAGATGAGCCGCGAAGAAGGCAGATCTCATGCTGATATCGCAAAAGAGCTTGGAATTTCTGAAAAAACAGTAGAAGCACATATTACTCGTGCTTTAAAGCTGTTGAAAAGTAACTTAAAAATGGAAATTCCGCTTATTTTGTATTTTTTATTAAAATAA
- a CDS encoding TonB-dependent receptor, with protein sequence MLTRSIQPVSDHSFGQLPSISRYVFIILLTLLGAAIKAQTAGKGGVSITVTGPDHNALTYATVQVTGGKSGHTDDQGKFTVSGLSAGKHCITVSMVGYQPDSREVEVISGQVTELAIELLSGSSLSEVVVTAGRKAESIKEVPSSVSILNERQVKEQLNINPSVASILGNTIPGLGVATNRATNSGQTLRGRQVLVLIDGIPQSTPLMNGSRDIRTLDPAVIERIEVIKGATSIYGNGSAGGIINFITKLPAKDKTFSGTTSLGMSGDVVHPANTLGYRFSQSFSGTVNRLSYVVNGTVNYTGVQRDAEGNVNAQPDGLGESRVYNAFAKLGYRINDHSDVTASYNLFRSTQKSDYVNVIGKYLVRPSIGQRGDDPGEPAGTPYNHNVLLGYHSRNLPLNTTLDLSAYYNGFVSMNRYVAQGTAWYGPGQTKIRSFKKGVRLNLNTPWKLSDWGNGEVTYGLDLLNDRTDQVLTDGRVYIPDMNMINLAPYAQMKLDLFTNLILKAGLRYENANVKVKDYSTIAKGPNNQGSIAVAGGKIPYSTTTFNAGLRYIKYEWLNPFVSFSQGFAINELGRILRSATSNTIASIATDPIITNNYEAGISSRVGVLNVTAAYYISTSKLGANLVDNGNGVLVAQREPENIKGYELTADLLLSPQLTAGGSYAYVEGKSKQTNGNQVYLNGLRIAPPKATGYLGYKPVTALDMKLFWVYTGSRDRFSVRSNGLYANSEGSVKPIHLFNFAASYKFNTALSAGLGVENLFNKSYYPVVSQYRAIDAEYVRGIGTTMNLNVYYNF encoded by the coding sequence ATGCTTACGCGTTCTATTCAACCGGTTAGTGACCATTCGTTCGGTCAGCTACCATCTATCAGCCGATACGTTTTTATAATTCTCTTGACCCTTTTAGGAGCAGCCATTAAAGCACAGACCGCCGGTAAGGGTGGCGTTTCCATCACCGTGACCGGTCCTGACCATAATGCACTTACGTACGCTACCGTGCAGGTCACCGGCGGTAAAAGTGGGCATACCGATGATCAGGGTAAATTCACAGTAAGCGGCCTTTCTGCCGGCAAACACTGCATCACGGTGAGCATGGTAGGTTATCAGCCCGATAGCAGGGAGGTAGAGGTGATCAGCGGTCAGGTGACCGAGCTGGCCATCGAGCTGCTTTCTGGTAGTTCACTGTCTGAAGTGGTGGTGACCGCGGGCCGTAAGGCTGAAAGCATTAAGGAGGTGCCATCATCGGTGAGTATCCTGAATGAACGGCAGGTAAAAGAGCAATTAAATATCAATCCTTCAGTAGCTTCTATTTTAGGTAATACCATCCCGGGATTGGGAGTGGCCACCAACAGAGCCACCAATTCGGGCCAAACCTTGCGTGGGCGCCAGGTGTTGGTGCTGATCGATGGCATCCCGCAATCGACCCCGTTGATGAACGGCAGCCGCGACATCCGTACGCTTGATCCGGCCGTGATAGAGCGTATCGAGGTGATCAAAGGAGCTACCTCTATCTACGGTAACGGTTCGGCCGGAGGTATCATTAACTTCATTACCAAATTGCCTGCAAAGGACAAAACCTTTTCGGGCACCACCAGCCTGGGCATGAGCGGCGATGTCGTTCATCCAGCCAATACTTTAGGGTATCGTTTTTCGCAATCGTTCTCAGGTACGGTGAACCGCCTGTCGTACGTGGTGAACGGCACCGTGAACTACACGGGAGTGCAACGTGATGCTGAGGGCAATGTGAATGCCCAGCCCGATGGTTTGGGCGAGAGCCGTGTGTATAACGCCTTTGCAAAACTGGGGTACCGCATCAATGATCATAGTGATGTTACGGCATCTTATAATCTGTTCAGGAGCACACAAAAAAGTGACTACGTTAACGTGATCGGTAAATACCTGGTGAGGCCATCTATTGGCCAACGCGGTGATGACCCTGGCGAACCTGCCGGCACACCGTACAATCATAACGTTTTGTTGGGCTATCATAGCCGGAACTTACCGCTGAACACTACGCTTGACCTTTCGGCTTACTACAATGGCTTTGTGTCCATGAACCGTTACGTGGCTCAGGGCACCGCCTGGTATGGCCCAGGGCAAACCAAGATCCGCTCCTTCAAAAAGGGTGTGCGGCTAAACCTCAACACACCCTGGAAACTAAGCGACTGGGGCAACGGCGAAGTCACCTACGGCTTGGATCTTTTGAACGACCGCACCGACCAGGTACTGACCGATGGCCGGGTGTACATACCCGACATGAATATGATCAACCTGGCACCTTATGCGCAAATGAAGCTGGATCTTTTCACCAACCTGATCTTAAAAGCGGGCTTGCGTTACGAAAATGCCAACGTAAAGGTCAAGGATTACAGCACTATTGCCAAAGGACCCAATAACCAGGGCAGCATAGCTGTGGCTGGCGGTAAGATCCCTTACAGCACCACTACCTTTAACGCGGGTTTAAGGTATATCAAATATGAGTGGTTGAACCCCTTTGTTAGCTTTTCGCAGGGTTTTGCCATTAACGAGCTGGGGCGCATACTGCGGAGCGCTACCAGTAACACGATCGCCAGCATCGCAACCGACCCTATCATTACCAATAATTATGAGGCAGGTATCAGCAGTCGTGTAGGGGTACTAAATGTTACCGCGGCCTATTACATCAGCACCTCTAAACTGGGTGCCAACCTGGTGGACAATGGTAACGGAGTGTTAGTTGCCCAGCGCGAGCCCGAGAACATTAAAGGTTATGAACTGACCGCCGATCTACTGTTGAGCCCACAACTTACGGCAGGTGGCAGCTACGCCTATGTGGAAGGTAAGTCGAAGCAAACCAACGGTAATCAGGTTTACCTGAATGGCCTGCGTATAGCTCCGCCTAAAGCTACAGGCTATTTGGGCTACAAGCCGGTAACTGCGCTGGATATGAAGCTGTTTTGGGTTTACACAGGCAGCCGTGATCGCTTTAGCGTACGTAGCAATGGGCTGTATGCAAACAGCGAAGGTTCAGTAAAGCCTATACATCTGTTCAACTTTGCGGCCAGTTATAAATTCAACACTGCTCTTTCGGCCGGTTTAGGCGTCGAGAACCTGTTCAATAAGTCGTACTACCCGGTAGTGAGCCAATATCGCGCTATCGATGCCGAATATGTGAGGGGTATTGGTACTACCATGAACCTGAACGTGTACTACAACTTCTGA
- a CDS encoding porin family protein produces MKNSVWYHKLWRKKLDQLPASGDADQAWADMAKMLDEHLPVKEEKSNKVVKPLVAKLITLLGYALPAAAMIGAASYFVAPVFHKPKSQQRTEKHSRTNKNRAYPQRSTGAPVPFDQPDTVSNDSLTRSTQINKDVSVANTMTESTETWPVTGTDRKAIGARSVSAGRSASLTDPSPLNRRSVYSHSGAKAKRDKGADERNIGIAEIEPVDQGAVQNDRIAPQETVPANSVTQEPKTDQGEQVKQETVAVSSQKGIKPSKAAKKTKEKPGSRAVSKFNFGLEAGLNAGSGKASPYGGLFLEYAFHKKWLISTGLRVMSRSVSGVFTHPSYYRPDSSAFSINDERRLMTLTIPIQLTYRVNDHFSIGAGPLISINSKQPKVSNSFSTITDRRDTLSHTGKIDTALRSTTFNKINVGAAVGASYRLDRLSIDARYQLLSPDKVSNTIGNYSRSSHSIQVGVSYRFK; encoded by the coding sequence ATGAAAAATTCGGTGTGGTATCATAAACTATGGCGCAAGAAGCTCGACCAGTTGCCGGCCTCCGGCGATGCTGATCAGGCGTGGGCCGATATGGCCAAAATGCTGGATGAACACTTGCCCGTTAAAGAGGAGAAGAGCAACAAGGTGGTAAAGCCACTGGTGGCTAAGCTGATCACGCTGCTGGGTTATGCCCTGCCTGCAGCAGCCATGATCGGTGCCGCATCTTACTTTGTAGCGCCTGTATTCCATAAGCCCAAGTCACAACAAAGAACAGAAAAACATTCAAGGACGAATAAGAACCGGGCTTACCCGCAGCGGTCAACAGGTGCGCCTGTACCGTTTGATCAGCCAGATACGGTGTCGAATGATAGCCTTACACGTTCCACTCAAATAAATAAGGATGTTTCGGTAGCCAATACGATGACCGAGTCGACCGAAACATGGCCTGTAACCGGTACCGATCGTAAAGCGATAGGGGCAAGATCGGTATCGGCCGGTCGTTCCGCTTCACTAACCGATCCCTCGCCTCTAAATAGAAGAAGTGTTTACTCTCATTCAGGTGCTAAGGCTAAACGTGACAAAGGCGCTGACGAACGGAACATTGGGATCGCAGAGATAGAACCGGTCGATCAAGGGGCTGTTCAAAATGACAGGATCGCTCCACAAGAAACCGTACCTGCCAACAGCGTTACGCAAGAGCCGAAGACAGACCAAGGTGAACAGGTCAAACAAGAGACCGTTGCCGTATCTTCTCAAAAAGGTATTAAGCCTTCTAAAGCGGCCAAAAAGACCAAAGAAAAACCGGGATCTCGTGCCGTATCTAAGTTTAATTTCGGACTGGAGGCCGGCTTAAATGCAGGAAGCGGGAAGGCATCACCTTACGGAGGCTTGTTCTTGGAATATGCATTTCATAAAAAGTGGTTGATCAGCACCGGCTTAAGAGTGATGTCGCGGTCGGTGTCCGGCGTATTCACCCATCCCAGTTACTACCGCCCCGATTCATCCGCTTTTAGCATCAATGACGAACGGCGGTTAATGACCCTGACCATCCCGATACAACTCACGTATCGTGTTAACGACCATTTTAGTATCGGCGCAGGTCCTTTGATCAGTATCAATTCAAAGCAGCCGAAGGTGTCCAATAGCTTCAGCACCATTACCGACCGAAGGGATACCTTGAGCCATACCGGCAAGATCGATACGGCCTTGCGTTCCACTACGTTCAACAAGATCAATGTGGGTGCTGCGGTCGGCGCTTCTTATCGTTTAGATCGGCTAAGTATCGATGCTCGTTACCAGCTTCTTTCTCCTGATAAGGTGAGCAACACCATCGGCAATTACTCCCGGTCATCGCATTCCATTCAGGTCGGTGTGAGCTACCGCTTCAAGTAG
- a CDS encoding RNA polymerase sigma factor produces MNNPNDEIPELVRGCIANERPAQERLFKLFYADMLKVARRYFRSDGLAQEAMNMAFLKVFQNISTFDSNKGSMVAWIRAILIRTCIDMVRKEARFIQVEDMGDVAESMFVLPEILEKLHAADILNAIRSLPAATQLVFNLYIVEGYSHQEIAGQLQISDSTSRWHLSEARRMLRGVLQPDGEVAENQTAKQKRAK; encoded by the coding sequence ATGAATAACCCTAACGATGAGATACCTGAACTGGTCAGAGGCTGCATAGCCAATGAAAGGCCTGCTCAGGAACGCTTGTTTAAGTTGTTCTACGCAGATATGCTGAAGGTGGCACGCCGTTATTTCAGGTCTGATGGTCTGGCTCAGGAAGCTATGAATATGGCTTTCCTGAAGGTATTTCAAAACATCAGCACCTTCGATAGCAACAAAGGAAGCATGGTCGCCTGGATACGTGCCATTTTGATCAGGACCTGTATCGATATGGTACGTAAAGAAGCCCGCTTTATTCAGGTGGAAGACATGGGCGACGTAGCCGAGAGCATGTTCGTCCTCCCTGAGATATTGGAAAAACTTCATGCAGCAGATATTCTGAACGCGATACGCTCGTTACCGGCCGCTACCCAGCTGGTTTTTAACCTCTATATCGTGGAGGGGTATTCGCATCAGGAGATCGCCGGGCAGCTACAGATATCAGATAGTACATCAAGGTGGCATTTGTCGGAGGCGCGACGCATGCTCCGGGGTGTCTTACAGCCTGACGGTGAAGTTGCCGAAAACCAGACAGCAAAGCAAAAAAGGGCCAAATGA
- a CDS encoding XAC2610-related protein has translation MKKNIFFRYIFFFAVFVIMVGKVPKANAQPFTLTSVGEVKPFKLQLFYGTRGKGAFVKYVGQKSVIPLKVEKVNSSVGQRGDRSATYTYTWQEMVNGQVNGTYGVTETGGKISSAYYERKKDGRRFKLTETPVNNTESRKISKVLLHGAIIAFADDPMDEQFSITYANGQLAKLKIPTLDAANVSRMAHIEDYDLDGYDDIAFSLPDAGMGVYRTFSIWLYDPANKRFAKMKEPDYSHSKCAELCDVTVDPDNKLLYTACRGGARWWKNVYRFDNKRQLVWVRSIPADQ, from the coding sequence ATGAAAAAGAACATTTTCTTCCGCTATATATTTTTCTTTGCGGTGTTCGTGATCATGGTCGGTAAGGTACCGAAGGCGAATGCACAGCCATTTACGCTTACTTCGGTAGGCGAGGTTAAGCCCTTTAAGCTACAGCTCTTTTACGGCACCCGCGGTAAAGGCGCTTTCGTGAAATATGTCGGACAAAAAAGCGTGATACCGTTAAAAGTGGAAAAGGTCAATTCATCAGTGGGCCAGCGCGGTGATCGATCAGCTACCTATACCTACACCTGGCAGGAAATGGTGAACGGTCAGGTGAACGGTACATACGGTGTCACTGAAACTGGAGGCAAGATATCATCAGCTTATTATGAGCGTAAAAAAGATGGACGCCGGTTCAAGCTGACGGAAACACCTGTAAATAACACTGAGAGCCGCAAGATCAGTAAGGTATTACTGCATGGCGCCATTATCGCGTTCGCCGATGACCCGATGGATGAGCAGTTCTCCATCACCTATGCCAATGGTCAGTTGGCTAAACTGAAGATCCCAACGCTCGATGCCGCCAACGTGTCAAGAATGGCGCACATCGAAGATTATGACCTTGATGGGTATGATGATATCGCCTTTTCCTTGCCTGACGCAGGTATGGGCGTTTACCGCACCTTTAGCATATGGTTGTATGATCCGGCCAACAAGCGCTTTGCGAAAATGAAAGAGCCTGATTATTCCCATTCTAAATGTGCCGAGCTTTGCGATGTAACGGTTGACCCTGATAACAAGCTATTGTACACGGCCTGCCGTGGCGGTGCCCGCTGGTGGAAAAATGTATACCGGTTCGACAACAAGCGGCAACTGGTATGGGTAAGGTCCATCCCGGCAGACCAGTGA